The genomic region GTTGAACTTGCTCTAATGTTGTTGAAGGAAAAATCCTCGCCTTATTGGGTCTCGATAATCATGATCTCAATCGCTTcacaagaaatgaaaaatatccTTTGATGGATTTTGATTGGCTCATAAACATGGTTAACGACAGCTGCAAGAATTGAGAGGAGTTGCTAGATGAGAATTTCTGCAACTTCTAACCATCCAATTGTAGGAAATACCATTTGGCCTGGTTACTGGAACAGATTGAGGAATCAGAATGTCAATTTGTTATATTTTGGTTCTTACAGTGTTTCAAATATTCTGTACCCTATTGTGTTTCCAACAAAGCTACCTTATCCTGCTATCTATAATCCAGAAGAAATACAAAATCTTCTTATAATTTAAGGTTGTAAACTGGCTTTTTTATCTGATACTGATGTGCAAATCGTTCGTCtgactgaaaaaaaaaaaaaactggcTTTTTTATCAATCCTTTGTTCTTTGTAATATACCCTCTAACAATATAAAAGGAGGGAAGCAAGGCATTTATAATCCTTGAAAGGCCTCTTATATCAGCATACATTCCCCAAGGAAGATGAGATAAATTCGAATCATAAAGTACCTGTATTAAAGTTTAAAACATAGAGATTGACAAGCCCAAATTGTCAATTTGCTAAAATGCTGGTGTGTTACTTGAGAGTTGAGACTCAACTGtcaatatgattaattaatatccTCTGTATCACCTCTTGGTAATTTCCCCCCAACGAAACCTAAAACCCCACCAAAAACCCTTGAAagtcctttctttttcttcaaaatcctAACCCTAACATTTCTCTTTTGCTTTGCCTTCTCCAGAATGGCGTCTCGTTTTAGATCTCTCTCAAAACCAACATTCTCTATCCTCAAATCTACCCTTAACAAACCATCCCTTAAACCCAGACCCGCCTCTTCTCTCCTTCCTGCTCGTTCTTCCCCCACATTTTCAAGGcaagaactttaaaaaccTTATCTTAATGTGCCCCtttcaatttcttcaaatttaataatttggACCCGTACCCTTTGTAGTTGAGTCTGTTTTTGAATTTGGGTTCCCGTCAAATTACCAAattttttgcttctaaatTGGCAAGCTTTGATTTTACAGGTCTGTTTCTCAATTGGGTTGTCTTCAATCTCTGCTGCCTCTCCACTCAGCGGTGTCTTCGGCTCGGCTCACGTCGTGTCTGGGAATCGATTCAAGGAGCTCGAGGTCGTTGTCTCAGGGTATGCTTTGCAGTGCAAATCCAGGAGTTTGATAATCTCCAAAATGTTTGTAATTTTGTTTCTGTAAGCAACTTTTTTTAACTCTATTATTAATTGATAAAGCCATGTTGTTTGTTTAGGTTGTGTTTTCTCATGAGCATGATGTTCATATCCGATTAATTCTGGTTGAAAGCTATCAATTCGATATCATTTGCCTGATCTTTGTTGGTTGTATTTTTGTTTACTTCTGTTCTTAATTTTTGGTTCATAACCTAAACTAGAAGAAAGTGAAATGGTTTTTTCAATTCAGGAAGATAAGAATTAAGCTAGAGGAAAGGGAACATAATGAGAAGTGTGTAGAAGagtagaaattaaattttgcatGTTTGCATCTGCTTGAATTAGGACATATGCATCCAATGTCAGCCAATTAGGCTTGTCATTGACAAAtcgaattttttatttgagaaGAAAGTTTGGAATGCAGTTATTCTAATATAGATTAGCACAAAAAGGTCTtggccaaaagaaaaagagctaGACTACTTAGTGGAGATTAAATTGTAGTAACTAGTGAGTGAGACTAAATGTACATGTATCATGATTTGCTAAGTTGGGTGTGTTGGAACAGGGGTACATACAAAGCAAGACACAACCTGAGTTGGAGAGCTTGCACATGGCTTGAGAAGGTTGTGTATAATTTATGATTGTCTAAGCAATACACTGAAAATTATTGTTAGTTCTTGCTTTCTTAGTCAAAATAGAAGATTCTGCCAATACTGCTACTCTAATATGATTGGAAACTCAGCTCTAGCTATGTTGAATATTTACTTTCCAATAAGCATGTAATGTACCATACTGCTGCGTTCTCTATATAATATGGATATTATATGCATAATGAGTCCTAGCTCTCTATTTTGGTCTTTGTTCTGGTATATTTGGCTTTCGTTTTTGACATGATTCTAAGCTTGTGTGATTCTTCTACAACTTCAGGCCCTTTTTCTGTCCTCATTGTCAGTTATAATTTTAATGGAGCTATGTGTGCAAAACTTAGTAGGTTCTCTATTTAAATGAATAATTGAATGTACCTTataatttgtgagatataGTTTCGTACTTATCAGTCTATCAGATCATGTACTTGGACTATATAAATGGATTGGGGATCCGTGTGGTTAAGGAGAAGAATTTGATCTGTTAATTGCAGGAGATCCATGTGAAATATTCTTCTATAGGGAATTGCAGGGCCATGATAATTGttcaaacttgttttaatttctGCTATTTTGTCTCTGcatttttatgaaatgcaaAGATTATgctatttgttttttattcaaattttcagattttataCGATCTAGCTTTGAATCTGCATGCTAAATGTCCAATTTCTTATGGAATTtggaacaaaattttaattctaggATTCAAATTGAAGGCCAATATTCAAGTCTTGTTGCCAGTGGTATTAGTTCATTGTTTGGTTGTTCGTGCAAGTTATCTCTGACCTATTGTAGATGTGCCAATAACTTTTTCCCTAGTAATTTTTAAGTGCCCTAGCCAACAAGGTCTACTTTCATGTTTCGCAAAGTCTAATGTAATTGCTCATCCTGCTATTTGATAAGGTGCTTAACTCTCAACAGTCACCATgcattgaaataattttagtaaatatTGGTTTCTTTCTGAACCCCAGTGGTTGTTATATGTGAAGTAGCTTTATTCAAGATTCATTGACTTAGGAAACCTGTTcaattagtttctttcttaTAGCACATGCTAATGCTaattttttgaagttttttttttttttgtgcagAACTAGGTCTCAGTGTGCCTCGATAACATATGAAAGAGTAGAAGGAAGTACTGCATGATGGGTCAGAGTCATTGCTTTCCTTCTTGTTATGTCCACTTGgcgatttattttatttgataattatgtgaTTTTCATTATTAAGTTGAAGTAAAATTTCTAAAGTCCCAGATGATGGGCATAACATACACTGCAAGAATCCTATTCCCGATTCTCCcgattttggaaattttctCTTTAGATTTCAATCTTCTTTCAAGGATCCTTTTACAGAAGATATGTGTTGCAACACTGCAACATTCTtactttagataataaaattGCTTTGCTATTTGGTCAACTTTTCTTAGCTTAGAGTCATGGTGGATATAATGAATCATGGAATTCCAATTACTTAACcatgtctttttatttatacaaattcTATTCATAATATTGTAGTAATGAGAAATAAAAGCAACGAAAGGATGCATGGATTTCATTTTCTATTCTCATTTTATTCTACCAGCAAAAGTCTTCGTGGTTGCCTTCAAATCCAATCTTAAATCCATTACATCATGTGGAAAGAGCCCATGCCCATTGTATCTTTGATGTTTTACCTTGTTGGAGGAGGCACTTCGATCGTACCAGAAGGTTAAGGCATCCAATTCTGGGTGAGTGTAAATCCTCTTAAGTTGTACAAGCCATTCCATGACCATGACACTAACGACCGTAGCGGGACTATGAATTTGGGTCAGGATAAACCTTGTCGAGGGAGCCATGTTCATATGATTACGACAATATTTTATCTTCCAAAGCAACAAGGGAGGTGCACGTGAGAAAGTAGAGAGCGATGAGATGGTGTCCCCATATCTGCCCCTGGTTTTAAAAGTTGCCTTGGCTATGGCGCCCATGTCTCCACCCTAACAAAACATATGCATGTGGGGCTCTCCCTTTCGATCTCTCAAAAGGCCTTGGCattctacttttcttttttatttcagaATTCGGACGTATTCCTAAAAAACAACCATGTTCGTCCATGCATGCTCAACCACAGTACAATAACCATCCTCAGCCTCAGGGAGGACATATGGGATAATGTTTTGCGATTGGCACGGTCAAACCGTCCCGTCTGATTAtcccctttttcctttcctgcTTGGGTCCATATAATCGACAAGAAATGGAGGCCAGCTGAATTCATTTTTGTCATAGCTCCTGAGAACCTTGCTCCATGGCTCCTAATCATGTTCAATGCCTTGGAGATAAGCTTCTTTAAGACAAGAATCGTTTCAGTTAAGATATGGGGTTCTaccatatataataattagaaCAAAACAAACTCCATCTGTCAAGGCCAGGAAACGAAACTATTGCCATAAACTGAAAAGGGAAATGAACTCGCTTCAATGGTAGAGACATTGGGTTTCCATGTAAAGGCAACAGAGAAAATGcttattaattatcttaaaaGAAAAGGGGAGCTGCCAATTGCCAAGTCATTGACAGCAGAAGTGGTTGTGAAAAGGAGACAGCCTCTTTACAAATGAACATAGAAAGTACTTACCACTATGCATGGAAGCCCATATATTCAAAAACCTTCTGGAATACCTGGAAGGTATCACACCACCATTACTTATTCCCATATCTGAATTATtccatttattaattaaatgaatTTGGGGCACCCTTTTCTTAGTTAGAGGCATTTGAGACTGGACCTTGCATTTTTATTCCCAAATATCAACTTCACATTGAAGACATTGCTGATCTTTGAAAACACCATAAGAAGTAGTATCACTAACTTTATCTCTTTAATAACACCAAAGTATACACTCTTACTGTTAATTATATCaattaaacattaattatCTCAATTACCTGATAAATTACACTATAACTTTTGTTAACTTGCATATATACTACAGCATAAATAGAAATCCTTTGCTCCCATTTAATGTCTCGTTTGagatttcttttataattttccaCAACGGGTTAAGTAAACTTATCATATTAGGGTTTAGAGCTaggtttagggtttaaaatttgtgatttaatgtttaaaaattaaaaaaaatttttgataatATATGACTGAACACATGatgtaaaattatgaaaatatatatcaaaGGAGACATCAAGTGAggtaaaagatttttataccTACATCAGTGGttcaatataattattattaactGCAAATCCTTTTTCCATTACcaaaagtgaagaagaaaagaaaaagaaagaattgaaCCCTAATCACTATTTTTGTGTTTGCAATGGTGGTGAGTACTAACTCTTTGCATGCGGAATGGAAGAAAGGCATGTGACCACCGCAAACTATGCTTCTTTTTTAcactaaattaaattaaatttattatattatgtaCTGTAAATCCAACTCTATTACCAGAGCTATGTATGGTTTCGTTTGTTTTAACTACTAagacaaaggaaaagaaaaaaagaagaagggaaaGCCATGGGGTTGGAGAAGAAGTGGGCAAAGAATAGTTAATTAACAATGATTGAGCTGAGAAGATTTGCAGCTATTAAAATATAGAGGCCCATGgattaccattttgcctaGGATCGTGCATAGACAGGAGCATCGTCaacgaataaaaactataCTAGTTTTAATCTACCCAtcaaagaatatatatatatataagcccAAAGTCTCTCTCTGATTACTGATCTTTTACCAGTACAATCTCTGAATCCCAATCCTTACTCACATGCTGCTTTAATCactatatataattatatgtttttctagttttgaTTTCATTCTGGAAGTTCTCCAAGGTGGGGGAACTTGTGCAAGAAAAAGGTTAAGATGCCCAGGGGGGATTCAAGTACGTACAAGGCAGAAAAATGGGTTGTACTAAAATTGGGTTGTGGAATTCGGCATTTAAGTTCTACTATAACATTCTCTGAATGTGAAAGGCTACATCAGCATTTCTTGTTCACTGAAATTTATGTTGATGGCTCCATAGTCTTAAGGATAATTATGCACTGGAAGAATCATTTCCAACACactcaattttctctttcacacaagCTCTTTACATGTAAAAGTTCGTGTCGTTTAAACTTATGTAGGAccgatttatatttttaactcaaaaaacatgcaatttactttaattcaaatatatatcgATTTTGATATCTCTCATACAAATtcatataaatgaaaaattaaataaactcttatatcACTTATCAcgaaattatatttttaattcaaaaaatatgtatattaaataaaataaaatttttattttataaatttaaaagtcatcacattttattttttaatacgTGAAACCCATAACATATGCATTTAATTACCTTAAAAACATCAAATTTGGggttcattttccttttcagaTTTTGACCTTATCCATGCCTATCTCTACGTACATCCTTTCCCTATCCCAactaggaaaagaaaaaagggtcTGCATTTACCTCCCGTCGGTGATGGGGATGGACCTTGAAATATGTTTCTTGTGCTTTCAGGAAATTGAGGGAAAAGTCCCATGTGAATTGTGGGCATTCATGCAATTTCTGGTTAACAATTGATGGAAGAGATGGCAAGTGGCCTCAAGTCATTAACTATTTGGTAAAGTGACAAAGACGGAAACATGGATTCATCAAAAGCTACATGTTACAAACTTGCAATGCAAACCCACTTGGATGGCTGGAAATTAACATTTTAGTTCTGATAAAATCGTGTTCGTCTTTACTTGTGCTTGACTGAAGTGACACTTTTACACCGATGTGAGATGTTctcaataaaatatattgttgAAATGGGGTGTGACTATTAATTGAAATTATAATGCATTCTGTACTATAATATAAAGTTGGCCTAAGTACTTCAAATAGATATCAATTGGTCAACATTAGGGTACATAGAGGTATCTTGTGAAATATATATAGGAGTTGGAATGTCAAATTTTAATGGAGGAAGTCAAAGAAAggatcaaaatgaaaaaaaaaatactaatttaCCTGAATTACGAATATTGGGTCTCAAGAACATTAAATAGTCTAcgaaaattctcaaaaaaaaaagttaggcAAAAATTACCCCTAAGAATGTAAGGAAAAAAGGAGAACTGGACTAAATTAACTCtgggaaaaaaattttgaagaactCGACCTTAGTAAAAAGTTCCCTACACTAGCACCCACTAGATCAGCTGCCTGAAATCAGGGCCCACATGTTGGTGGATCAAGTAATCATCACCGTTGGGTACATCAAAAACCATGttctgatgatgatggtgctGCATGAATTGTTGCTGATGTTGATGTTGGGCCCTGAGCATTTCCTTCTGACGCCTAAGCTCGAGCACCTTACGGTGAGAGTTCGAATGCTTAGTCAGAACAAACGTCGGGCTTGCAGCGGGTCGGTACTCGGGCACAAGGCGGCCCGATTTATACCTCACTCCACAAGCATTGCATAATGTTTTTGGGCCCATGGGGCCAGTCCGCCACTGTGGCGTCTTATCCGTAGCGCAATGCAGGCACTTCCGTCCATCAGAATTGGCGAGGCCACCGCCTTCTCCACCATCTTTTTTCTTCGTCTTGACGGGCTTTTTACCGGGGTGGTTCGGGGGAGGGGGTTGGACGGGGACCACAATGTCGGGCTCGGAAGATGAAGTTGTTGGGCTGAGAACGAGGAGGCGGGAGGCCCAATTCAATGGGGCAGCCCGGGATCGTTTGCTTCGTGCCTTGGCGGGCACCGACATGTCCGGATGGAAACTTGGGTTGTTGTTATTGTTACCGTGTTCCGTGTCGCCGTTTTCAATGACGTGGTGCATTTGGTTCGTGAGAACGGGTTGGAAACCTCCGCTCTGTGATGATTCGTCCGGTCGGGTTTTCATTCCGGATATCAGCTGGAGCTTTTGCAGGTCCTCGCTTGAAAATGATTCCTCCACGAAATTCGACAGCCATTCGAGCTCAGCTAAATCGTCGTACTGTTAgaagaataacaaaaataataatattattattattagcaATTTCtccatcttcacttttcttctatCAAATTTGAACTACTTTAATAAAGAAACTATTGTCACTATTCACGCAGCTGTCATCAAATTGCCATGCACATGGATCCTTATCCTTTGTTTGGTTGCCCggaaatttatcaaaaaatacgtaaaaaatttgaaagtctaaatttttactagctctttttttttttgaaatttgaaccAAAGCTAAAAGTCCAAGAATTGTAGTAAgtaaaactttattttattagccGGCATATGCAGTAAAAATAAGGTGAAAttcaaaactttctttttttgttgctgttaaaatttttttaacctaTCACATTATTGCATGTAGGGGGCAGAATTACCGGCACGCAAAGGTCACCCGCGAACTGACCGTCAGTAAAACCTCGGCAACCCATATCACCCGCGAAATTCGGTTCGCAACCAGATAACGACGACGAATTGCAGCTGTCGACGGCCGTAACGGTGGAGGAATCCGTCGAGTGCCCGCCAGCAACGGAGGAGTCGAATGTGCCATCCGTTATAACGGCATCCTCGTTGGAAAAATCGAGTAAGTCCTCCACAATGAAATGGTCACCGGCCGCGGGTTTTTCGGGCGCGAATTGAGAACAGTAGCTGCTTCCTTGATAGAATTCTGGCGCTTCCATAATTTTTAGTAGTTTTTCCCGTTtctcgtttttttttttttccttttcgtTTTTTGGGTTCAAAGTTGGCGTTAAAGGGAGATTAAGGGGTGGGATAGGGAGAGTATAGTGAGGAAAATGTGTGAGtgtagagagaaagaaagagagaaagaagtgTGAGAAGTTGTGGtcttgaggagagagagagagaagaggtTTTATTTGCGTTTGAAGGGGACAGGCGGACAGCTAAAATGGAGGATTTTGACGACgtgcaacaaaaaaaaaaaagttaaaataaggaaattctaaaaaaataaataaagaaccTTTAATTGGgtaaaggaaaatcttatgaGAAGTTACTTCATTacccttttcttttatgattttttatattattttttcatcaatatttttttatatatactaaacattataatattattttcttaacaaTCTTATTTCATGTCATTACGTTATATTGTAAAGTAACTTACCATTAAAGTTTAGTTAATGCATGGCAAGAGTAAGAAGTCAAAACATGGGAGGTGGTGAAGAAAAGTCAAATTCTACAAGGAATCACCCCCATTTGTCTAAACCAAGTGCATGTTAAGTTGAGGCACTTCTTTTCCTCCATTCCATATTTAACTATACATAATGTGGTTTAATGTCACAACACTTTGCCCAAAGTtaggtttaaaattttccaatCCATGGGATTACTCTTGTAAGTAAGTGTTAACTGAGTTAAAAAGGTCATATGggtaaatattcaattaacATTATTGCATTCAATAAATTAGCAAGCAAAAATTTAATACTATAATCCATTTAGGAACCCCCATGTGAATTGATCCAATACAGTTCGAAATGGTTCAAATCAAATCAGTTTTGTTAGTATTTGAGCATGCACTGTTAGAAAAAAAGACATAGGCCCTAATAAGGCTTGGCCCCCACATGATATTTCAAATTCCGGAGAGCCACCGTTGAGATGATAAAAATCTCACCACACGTGCACGtgatgatgatggtgatgATCACTTAAGTGTACAACAATTATCAAACCACGTACCGCACACAATCAATTACTTTCATTGGCTTACATTGGCATCAATGGTAATTAAAGCAAAAGTTTATTATCAGAATTATTAAAACAATTAATCACTGAATAATTGGGTAAAGAGGTAATTAGCAAATTAATTACTCAATGATTAgggaaataaaattaatatgtaTTCAAATTCAACCCCTTTGGAACCGATCTAGCAGGTTTGTCGCTGAGGCTTATGGCATTATCGTCCAAGTTTACAGCCCGATTCCTCTGCTTTAATTTCCCTCGGTAGTCGCgcttatgaatttttaaatacatctctctttatttttccttttttaatttccATTCTGATATTCgctcttaatttatttttttattttttttgcgAATAGTATAATTTTTATACCTCTGCTAAATTGGTGTATTATATTCAAACCCCACTTGTAAGCACGATTATTGCAGCTCAACCGGATGAATTGAACGGTCCagatttttcaaacttgtCCCCACCTATACAGACGGACCTGCCAATTCGGTTTGCACTTTTCACCTCGTCTAGCCACGTAGGATTATGAACGAGTCTATCTACTGCGTAAATGAGCTTGAGTTGCGACGTTTATCCTATATTTGCATTTTTGTTAGCGCCCGATGTCCATCGCATCACACGAGGGAAGGGAATAACATGAGAAGAAAGAACACTTGTCATTTGTTGACC from Theobroma cacao cultivar B97-61/B2 chromosome 9, Criollo_cocoa_genome_V2, whole genome shotgun sequence harbors:
- the LOC18587984 gene encoding uncharacterized protein LOC18587984 isoform X1: MASRFRSLSKPTFSILKSTLNKPSLKPRPASSLLPARSSPTFSRSVSQLGCLQSLLPLHSAVSSARLTSCLGIDSRSSRSLSQGMLCSANPGV
- the LOC18587984 gene encoding uncharacterized protein LOC18587984 isoform X2 — translated: MASRFRSLSKPTFSILKSTLNKPSLKPRPASSLLPARSSPTFSRSVSQLGCLQSLLPLHSAVSSARLTSCLGIDSRSSRSLSQELGLSVPR
- the LOC18587985 gene encoding GATA transcription factor 12; its protein translation is MEAPEFYQGSSYCSQFAPEKPAAGDHFIVEDLLDFSNEDAVITDGTFDSSVAGGHSTDSSTVTAVDSCNSSSLSGCEPNFAGDMGCRGFTDGQFAGDLCVPYDDLAELEWLSNFVEESFSSEDLQKLQLISGMKTRPDESSQSGGFQPVLTNQMHHVIENGDTEHGNNNNNPSFHPDMSVPAKARSKRSRAAPLNWASRLLVLSPTTSSSEPDIVVPVQPPPPNHPGKKPVKTKKKDGGEGGGLANSDGRKCLHCATDKTPQWRTGPMGPKTLCNACGVRYKSGRLVPEYRPAASPTFVLTKHSNSHRKVLELRRQKEMLRAQHQHQQQFMQHHHHQNMVFDVPNGDDYLIHQHVGPDFRQLI